One part of the Streptomyces lydicus genome encodes these proteins:
- a CDS encoding thiolase C-terminal domain-containing protein produces MSSATTATSGKRRVAVAGVALSDCGRVDEATPYALHAQAARRALADSGLDRSVVDGFASAGLGTLAPVEVAEYLGLRPTWVDSTAVGGATWEVMAAHAADAIAAGRADAVLLVYGSTARADLKARRRTANLSFGARGPLQFEVPYGHTLIAKYAMAARRHMHRYGTTLEQLAHIAVQARANAAANPDALYREPITVDDVLSGPMIADPFTKLHCCVRSDGGCAVLLAAEDYVPDLAKPPVWVLGSGTAVSHATMSEWEDFTVSPAAVSGRLAFERAGVRPEEIDLAELYDAFTYMTLVTLEDLGFCAKGEGGAFVEQGRLLRDGALPVNTDGGGLAACHPGMRGLFLLVEAVRQLRGEAGPDRQVRRAGGRLPQLAVASGTGGWFCSSGTVVLGRG; encoded by the coding sequence ATGTCTTCAGCGACTACGGCGACGTCGGGGAAGCGCAGGGTCGCCGTGGCCGGCGTCGCCCTGTCCGACTGCGGCCGGGTGGACGAGGCCACGCCGTACGCGCTGCACGCGCAGGCCGCCCGCCGGGCGCTCGCCGACAGCGGGCTGGACCGCTCGGTGGTGGACGGCTTCGCCTCCGCCGGCCTCGGCACCCTCGCCCCCGTCGAGGTCGCCGAGTACCTGGGGCTGCGCCCCACCTGGGTCGACTCCACCGCGGTCGGCGGCGCCACCTGGGAGGTGATGGCCGCACACGCCGCGGACGCGATCGCCGCCGGCCGTGCCGACGCGGTCCTCCTCGTCTACGGCTCCACCGCCCGCGCCGATCTCAAGGCCCGGCGGCGCACCGCGAACCTCTCCTTCGGCGCGCGCGGCCCGCTCCAGTTCGAGGTCCCCTACGGGCACACCCTGATCGCCAAATACGCGATGGCTGCCCGCCGCCACATGCACCGGTACGGCACCACGCTGGAGCAGCTGGCCCACATAGCGGTGCAGGCGCGGGCCAACGCGGCGGCCAACCCGGACGCGCTGTACCGCGAGCCGATCACCGTCGACGACGTGCTATCCGGCCCGATGATCGCCGACCCGTTCACCAAGCTGCACTGCTGCGTGCGCTCCGACGGCGGCTGCGCGGTCCTGCTGGCCGCCGAGGACTACGTCCCCGACCTCGCCAAGCCCCCGGTGTGGGTGCTGGGTTCGGGCACCGCGGTCTCGCACGCCACGATGTCCGAGTGGGAGGACTTCACCGTCTCGCCCGCGGCGGTCTCCGGACGCCTCGCCTTCGAACGCGCCGGTGTCCGGCCCGAGGAGATCGACCTGGCGGAGCTCTACGACGCCTTCACCTACATGACCCTGGTGACGCTGGAGGACCTGGGATTCTGCGCCAAGGGTGAGGGCGGCGCGTTCGTCGAGCAGGGGCGGCTGCTGCGGGACGGCGCACTGCCGGTCAACACCGACGGCGGCGGACTGGCCGCCTGCCACCCCGGCATGCGGGGCCTGTTCCTGCTGGTCGAGGCGGTACGCCAGCTCCGCGGCGAGGCGGGCCCGGACCGCCAGGTCCGCCGGGCCGGCGGCCGGCTGCCGCAGCTCGCGGTCGCCTCGGGCACGGGCGGCTGGTTCTGCTCGTCGGGGACGGTGGTCCTGGGGCGGGGGTGA
- a CDS encoding allene oxide cyclase barrel-like domain-containing protein, with protein sequence MRHFKHVAVSAVAGLAALLFCPPAASAATAAGDGSWPQREEVFQLVAHQTQINSVDVDGAGPTQGDEIVITGDLLRGTTKVGDYSQICTLTRTAPADEFDLQCAGDLSLAPGQLTIQGRFTVTAAGPGNIDMAITGGTGRYRAAHGFVRAVNLSATDTQLTVHLIR encoded by the coding sequence ATGCGTCACTTCAAGCACGTCGCCGTGAGTGCGGTCGCCGGACTGGCGGCCCTCCTTTTCTGCCCTCCCGCCGCGTCGGCCGCCACGGCCGCGGGCGACGGGTCCTGGCCGCAGAGAGAGGAGGTCTTCCAGCTGGTCGCGCACCAGACCCAGATCAACTCGGTCGATGTGGACGGGGCCGGGCCCACCCAGGGGGACGAGATCGTCATCACCGGTGACCTGCTCCGCGGCACCACGAAGGTCGGCGACTACAGCCAGATCTGCACGCTGACCCGGACCGCCCCCGCCGACGAGTTCGACCTCCAGTGCGCGGGCGACCTCTCCCTCGCTCCGGGGCAACTCACCATCCAGGGCCGCTTCACCGTCACCGCGGCCGGCCCCGGGAACATCGACATGGCGATCACCGGCGGCACCGGGCGCTACCGCGCGGCCCACGGCTTCGTCCGCGCCGTCAACCTCAGCGCCACGGACACCCAGCTCACCGTCCATCTCATCCGCTGA